Proteins encoded within one genomic window of Flavobacterium oreochromis:
- the dnaN gene encoding DNA polymerase III subunit beta, with protein MKFIVSSSYLQKQLQVLGSVINSSNTLPILDNFLFELKQDQLVVSASDLETTMSASLSIDSTSEGSVAVPAKLLLEILKTFPEQPLTFTVEENNTIEISSQSGKYALAYSPGAEFPKAVVLEDPSKTLVPAEVLSTAVSKTIFAAGNDDLRPVMSGVFFQFSPEGLIFVATDAHKLVKYARTDVKASQVADFIMPRKPLTILKGILASSDAEVTIEYNDANATFSFDNYVLTCRLIDGKYPNYEAVIPKENPNKLLIDRTQFLSSVRRVAIFSNKTTHQIRLKIAGAELNISAEDIDYSNKAEERLTCDYQGDDMQIGFNSRFLMEMLTNLQSDMIQLEMSMPNRAGILTPADGLDEGETVTMLVMPVMLNS; from the coding sequence ATGAAATTTATTGTATCGAGTTCTTATTTACAAAAACAACTACAGGTCTTAGGTAGTGTAATAAACAGTAGTAATACGTTACCTATCTTAGACAATTTTTTATTTGAATTAAAACAAGACCAATTAGTGGTTTCTGCTTCAGATTTAGAAACTACTATGTCGGCTTCTCTAAGCATAGATTCTACAAGTGAAGGAAGTGTAGCTGTACCAGCTAAACTATTATTGGAAATTTTAAAAACATTTCCTGAACAACCACTAACTTTTACAGTAGAAGAGAATAATACTATTGAAATTAGCTCTCAATCTGGTAAATATGCTTTAGCATACTCACCAGGTGCTGAATTTCCTAAAGCAGTTGTATTAGAAGATCCTTCTAAAACATTAGTTCCTGCGGAAGTACTATCTACAGCTGTTAGTAAAACTATTTTTGCAGCAGGTAATGATGATTTACGTCCTGTAATGAGTGGTGTTTTCTTCCAGTTTTCACCAGAAGGGCTAATTTTTGTAGCTACAGATGCTCATAAACTAGTTAAATACGCTAGAACTGATGTAAAAGCTTCCCAAGTTGCTGATTTTATCATGCCTAGAAAACCATTAACTATTTTAAAAGGGATCTTAGCTTCTTCAGATGCAGAAGTTACAATAGAATACAACGATGCTAATGCGACTTTTTCTTTTGATAATTATGTCTTAACATGTCGTTTAATTGATGGAAAATATCCTAATTACGAAGCCGTAATTCCAAAAGAAAACCCAAACAAACTATTAATAGACCGTACACAGTTCTTAAGTTCTGTTCGTCGTGTGGCTATTTTTTCTAACAAAACAACCCATCAAATCAGACTTAAAATTGCTGGTGCCGAATTAAATATTTCTGCAGAAGATATTGATTACTCAAATAAAGCAGAAGAACGTCTTACTTGTGACTATCAAGGTGATGATATGCAAATTGGTTTTAACTCACGTTTCTTAATGGAAATGCTTACCAATCTACAAAGTGATATGATTCAGTTAGAAATGTCTATGCCAAATCGTGCAGGTATATTAACTCCTGCTGACGGATTAGACGAAGGCGAAACGGTAACCATGCTAGTAATGCCTGTAATGCTTAATAGCTAA